Genomic DNA from Pseudobacteroides sp.:
CTCAAGGAATTATGCCTATAGCAAGTTCAGGTGTTTTTGCAAATATTAAGTTAAAGATTAGACAAGATTCAAATGATGCTATTTCTAACATAAAGGTTCAAGCAGTAGGAGCATTTTCTGGTAAGGTAGGAAATACTAGAGTTGAAATTAAAGTTTCTTTTGCAGATGGCTATGCAGCAATAGGTAATGCAACTCCTGAGCCTTCGGAGCTTCCTACAAGCACACCAACAAATACACCAACAAATACACCAACAAATACGCCAACAGAAACACCAACAAACACACCAACAAACACACCGACAAATACGCCAACAAACACACCGACAAACACACCAACAAATACGCCAACAGAAACACCAACAAACACACCAACAAACACACCGACAAACACACCAACAAATACGCCAACAAATACGCCAGTACCAACAAACACACCAACAAACACACCAACAGAAACACCAACAAACACACCGACAAACACACCGACAAACACGCCAACAAATACACCAGTACCGACAAATACACCAACAAACACAGCAACAGCAACACCAGTACCAACAAATACACCAACAAATACAGCAACAGCAACACCAATACCGACAAATACACCAACAATTGCACCAACAGCAACACCAATACCAACAAATACACCAACAATTGCACCAACAGCAACACTGGTACCAACAAATACGCCAACAACTGCACCAACAGCAACACCAGTATCAACAAATACACCAACAATTGCACCAACAATAACGGTTACACCAACAGCAACACCTGATGCATCTGTTTCACCGACAATAACAGCAACACCAACACCTGATGCAACAACAACACCAACAGCAACAGCTGATGCATCTGCTTCACCAACAGTAACAGCAACACCAACACCTGATGCATCATCAACACCGACAGGTGCAGCAACAACAACACCAACAGCAACATCGGATGCATCTGCTTCACCGACAATAACAGCAACACCAACATCTGGTGCATCATCAACACCGACAGGTACACCAGCAGGTACACCAACAGGTATGGGATCACAGACTCCTACAAAGGCACCTTCACCTA
This window encodes:
- a CDS encoding S-layer homology domain-containing protein; translated protein: MNLRSKMSKFLVFCLIFMLLGNTSIVALAETSTDGFKIVIGNARGNAGETITVPVSFQNVPSSGINNCDFSVKFDDQVLDFIGTEAGPIVTLAVANYSANYAERVKDGPKYINFLFNDATQGIMPIASSGVFANIKLKIRQDSNDAISNIKVQAVGAFSGKVGNTRVEIKVSFADGYAAIGNATPEPSELPTSTPTNTPTNTPTNTPTETPTNTPTNTPTNTPTNTPTNTPTNTPTETPTNTPTNTPTNTPTNTPTNTPVPTNTPTNTPTETPTNTPTNTPTNTPTNTPVPTNTPTNTATATPVPTNTPTNTATATPIPTNTPTIAPTATPIPTNTPTIAPTATLVPTNTPTTAPTATPVSTNTPTIAPTITVTPTATPDASVSPTITATPTPDATTTPTATADASASPTVTATPTPDASSTPTGAATTTPTATSDASASPTITATPTSGASSTPTGTPAGTPTGMGSQTPTKAPSPTPSSTTIPASNVPGGVITPTAIPTVTATAVPTVTPTAIKIQTPTSKPTPTPVVVEPTSKRPSASDISGHWAEQYIIKLIEKGFVEGYKDGTIKPNAVLTRAEIAVIFVKMKGLKTVNNPEVKFKDDDKIPAWAKPYVYAAYKAGIIEGYNDKTFRSSNILTRAEISAMIVRSLGYKESTTKLGFSDSKSIPKWALGYITTAYELKLINGYNNNTFVPNGKVTRAEAFTIIAKSLDLKK